The genome window CAAACCCCCGCCGGACCATCCCCTCCATCCATGGCGCCTCATTTGCTCTCtttcgtcctcgtcctcgtcgtTATTGCGGCCGCGGCGTGCGTCCGGGGCAGCTCCGGGTGCCCGACGTTGGACCGCGATGCGCTCCTGGCCTTTCGCTCCGCCTTGTCCGAGAAGCGCCTAGGAATCTTCTCCTCGTGGACGGGCGACGATTGCTGCTCCCAGTGGTACGGCGTCAGCTGTGACCCCACCACCGGGCGCGTCGCCGGCATCTCCCTCCGCGACGAGTCGGAGGACCGCATCATTTCCCGCTCCGGCCGATCCCGTGGCCTCATGTACGGTCGCATTTCGCCGGAGATCTGCCGCCTGGACCGTCTCACCACTCTCATCCTCGCCGACTGGAAGCAGATCTCCGGGCCCATTCCTCCCTGCCTCACCTCCCTCTCCTTTCTCAGCATCCTTGACCTCGTGGGCAACCGCCTGTCCGGCCCCATCCCCAACGACATTGGCAACCTCTCCCGCCTCACCGTCCTCAACGTCGCTAACAACCAGATATCCGGTTCCATTCCCACCTCCATCCTCGCCCTCTCGTCCCTCATGCACCTCGACCTCAGCAACAACCAGATATCCGGCCCCATCCCCGGCGACTTCGGCAACTTGCGCATGCTCAGCCGCGCCATGCTCTCCCGCAACCGCATCTCCGGTAGCATCCCCTCCTCCGTCGGCCATATGACCCGGCTCGCGGACCTTGACCTTGCCCATAACCGCATTTCCGGGGAGATCCCCGGCAGTCTCGGGTCCGTGCCGGTGCTGTCGTCGCTGTATCTCGACTCGAACCGGCTTACCGGCCAGATCCCGACGGCGCTGTTTTCCAGCCGGGGGCTGGGCATATTGAACCTGAGCCGGAACGCCGTGGAGGGGGAGATACCGGACGTGTTCGGCTCCCACTCGTACTACACGGCGCTGGATCTGTCATACAATCAGCTGAGAGGCCCCGTGCCGAAGACGCTGCTGACGGCGGCGTTCGTTGGACACTTGGGTCTCAGCCACAACCACCTTTGCGGCCACATCCCTACCGGCTCCCCGTTCGACCACCTCGAGGCGGCGTCCTTCGCCAACAATGACTGCCTCTGCGGCGGACCGCTGCCAGTTTGCAAGTGACCCCGCGCGGTGGCGGTGTAAAGATCCCGGTAATGGTCGGTGAGCTGTGTGTGTGTGCTTACAAGTGACGCAATTAATGCCTTAGGGAATGTTATCATTAGAACTGCATTTTCGTGATTCTTGAAAAGCGTAGAACGGGACACGTCTTCGGATAATTGTGGATAATGTTGAAGAAGTGAACGGTGTTGCGCATGCACTCATCACCGTGTCCCATTGGTTGATTTATGCTCACCGGTTGGATTTGGATTGGCCTTGAGATAGCAGCTGTTGCAAGTCATTCTTAATATCTGATTGAAATGttttgtttttcgattttgcCTTTTGCAGCGGAGAAAATAAAAGattaattcttgaaaaaaaaacagCTActatctttataaaaaaaattaagatagcatgctagtttttttaaaaaaatttactggatattttttaaaaataatgatattcCGTAGTCATCGCTTTCATCTAGTACCATCGTTCTTGTCGAACCATACAAGTTATCGTTGGCCTTATTATCCCAACTCTCCTCCTCTCCTCATCAGTCCTATCCTTACTTTTCATAGCTTCTATGGCTAATGATGAAGATGCAAGCAGAGCAATCGAGAATGATAACAATGAGGATAAGGTCTCCGTCACAAGTCACCTTCTTGTGTGGTCATATTTGTATCGTGGGTGATGAGCGACCATACAAAACTGAGCTAAGATTAAGTGCATAAGTCAATACCTAGGCATAGATGTAGGATACAATTTAacgaaaaaagaaataaaattataaaaacgaTACGTGAAAAATTTCCAATGATAAGATATGGGAATTCGATCTAAGTGAAAATGGATGAAAATTGATGAGAATGTTGCGGAACTTTTCATGAAGTATATAATAATCGAGGACGTCAATGATTAGTTCAGCGGATTAAAGTAAGCGATTAATCATTGGTCACGTGATCCTCAACATGAGACGGGCATCGATGAAGGAGACCAAAATACTCAGACCTCGCCGCCGCATGGTGCAATACACGTACGTTCCGGAGTTGGTACTGTTGCAGTAGTAGAGATCATGGCCAAGCTTAACGTAGCAAATCTAATCTGGGCGGTGTTTTCTATTGAAGAAAGAGACCCTTTTTAGTGTGCCCCAACATCTTATTCATTCAAGTTAAaggcaatctctctctctctctctctctctctctctctctctctctctctgtggcttCTTCTATCAGTTGTATGGGCTTCGCAaaactgatttggactaattgtgGCCCATTAAAGCACACCAAAAGGGGCTTTCGGTAGCACAATAAAGCCCACCAAAACTGGGTTTTTGTTCGGGTTGGTGTAACTAAGAAAGGGTCTCCTTGCCCATCTTCCATCGAAGGCGATCGCGTGGGCGGCCGACTAAGAGCAGCGGCGCAGACAAGGGGCGGTGGACGAGCCCCGGGACGGAGGAGCGCCCCAAGGGTTATCTCTTCaaccggccgccgccgccgcccccggGGGAGTCGAGGAAGTGGGAGGATTGCGAACTCCCTTGCTACATTACCTCCTTCCTCGTCATCGTCAACGCCAAGCCCGATCTCATGCTCGAGACCTGGGCCCACCAGAAGGCCCGATTCTGTCTCGGGTGATGTGATGAAGTGTGTATTTGGATTTTAGGGTGGGTCGGATGGGATGGCAGGGTTCGTGTATTTTGATGTGGTTCTCGCGAAAGCGGGACAACGCGATCAAATCTAGACATAAAACATGTCAATTATGATGCGATCGAATTTAACATGAAGTATCCTGATGCACTCAAATTCGATCATGAAATGCTCCCTAATGATAAATATAATCAAATCTAGTGAGAAACATCTACAACGATATGATCATGTCAAGTGTCAATCGAGGATGATGCTATTAAATTTGACTATGAAGCGTTCACTCGTATTGATACAATCGAATCCAATTATGAAATATCAACAGATGATGATGCGAttgaatttaataataaaatattataaaacaatATTAGTTTAATGTAGTTAAATCCGatcataaaatataatctaaTCTGATGAATAATATGATTGAATCTAGACATAAAAGTATCCATGTAATTGAATTTGAGACAAAGTATTCCTcttgataataatatattcaaaTTTAGCGAGAAGCATCCCTTGACAATGATACACGATTGAATGAGGCTACGGAGTATTAATCAAccgataataaaatattatttgtcAATGATATAATCAAATTTAATCGTGACGAAATTTAATCATGAGGCATCATCTACTGAATAATGACATAATCGATGAAGCGATGATGACATGTCAATCAACCGATGATAAAATATTGTTTGTCAATGATATAATCAAATTTAGTCGTAACGAAATTTAGTCATGAGGCATCATCTACTGAATAATAACATAATCGATGATGATGACATGTCAATCAACcgatgataaaatattatttgaatAATAACATAATCGATGATGATGACATGTCAATCAACcgatgataaaatattatttgtCAATGATATAATCAAATTTAGTCGTAACGAAATTTAGTCATGAGGCATCATTCGATGATGACATGAGGCATCATTCGATGATGACATGATCCGAATCTTATCATAACACACCAAACGCTCTTCGACTAAAGCCAAATTTTGCAGTATGGCCTACCAAATTCCTTATCTTCGAACCACCAACCCTTGCGATAATTGCCAATCACCTACCTTATGACACACTCGAACGCTGATCCCACACTAACTACTGAACCTTGACGTGAAAGTAACAAGTTTATTAAACATGTTGAAGGTCAGTGAAACAATGCTGTGTAGCTAACGAGAAAAAGAAACAGTATAAGCTCAATATAACCCTACGAATTGGTTGTCTATAATTGTCGAATGTTAATGTGGTTACACCGGTGACCACATTCCCTTTGGTCGATGTAAAGGTAAGCGAATTCATTTGGTCCCGTGGATAATACATCCACAACTTCAACAAAAATGGTTGTCAGCGtaaatatcaagatcaaaaaacatTGAAGTGCAATCAGAGAAAGAAAACACCACGAGGATCAAT of Musa acuminata AAA Group cultivar baxijiao chromosome BXJ2-3, Cavendish_Baxijiao_AAA, whole genome shotgun sequence contains these proteins:
- the LOC103976991 gene encoding DNA damage-repair/toleration protein DRT100-like, which encodes MAPHLLSFVLVLVVIAAAACVRGSSGCPTLDRDALLAFRSALSEKRLGIFSSWTGDDCCSQWYGVSCDPTTGRVAGISLRDESEDRIISRSGRSRGLMYGRISPEICRLDRLTTLILADWKQISGPIPPCLTSLSFLSILDLVGNRLSGPIPNDIGNLSRLTVLNVANNQISGSIPTSILALSSLMHLDLSNNQISGPIPGDFGNLRMLSRAMLSRNRISGSIPSSVGHMTRLADLDLAHNRISGEIPGSLGSVPVLSSLYLDSNRLTGQIPTALFSSRGLGILNLSRNAVEGEIPDVFGSHSYYTALDLSYNQLRGPVPKTLLTAAFVGHLGLSHNHLCGHIPTGSPFDHLEAASFANNDCLCGGPLPVCK